A region of Pseudomonadota bacterium DNA encodes the following proteins:
- a CDS encoding TauD/TfdA family dioxygenase, with amino-acid sequence MALDIRKLTPGFGAEIRCRDLSHLGEIEFGAVRDLWIEHGILLFRGQELDEESQVAFSRRFGALEIHVRTEYLSPEFPEVLLVSNLQKPDGAPLGILADRDVGWHYDQIYLAQPALGSMLHAVKVPPEGGRTYFADMAAVYAALPDDLKRRIEGRRAVQSYEHFNRSFSVPTSKSQKVRTQDLSHPMVRTHPYSKRKSLYVCPGMTTEILGLEEAESREILDRLFEFSVRPEFVYGHDWRAGDSILWDNARSMHRRDPFDACHQRLMKRTTILLPDALAVPS; translated from the coding sequence ATGGCACTGGATATTCGCAAACTCACACCCGGCTTTGGCGCTGAAATTCGTTGCCGTGATCTCTCGCATCTCGGCGAAATCGAGTTCGGCGCTGTGCGCGACCTGTGGATCGAACATGGCATCCTGTTGTTCCGTGGCCAGGAATTAGACGAGGAGTCCCAGGTCGCGTTTAGCCGGCGTTTCGGCGCCCTCGAGATTCACGTGCGCACGGAATATCTCTCGCCGGAATTCCCTGAAGTGCTGCTTGTCTCAAACCTACAAAAACCCGATGGCGCGCCGCTCGGCATTCTGGCCGACCGGGACGTCGGCTGGCATTACGATCAAATCTATCTGGCGCAGCCGGCGCTGGGCTCGATGCTCCATGCCGTGAAGGTGCCGCCAGAAGGCGGGCGCACCTATTTTGCCGACATGGCGGCGGTCTATGCGGCCCTTCCAGATGATCTTAAACGGCGCATTGAGGGGCGCCGCGCCGTTCAATCCTATGAGCATTTCAACCGCTCTTTCAGCGTGCCGACCAGCAAGAGCCAGAAAGTTCGCACCCAAGACCTGTCGCATCCGATGGTGCGCACCCATCCTTACTCCAAGCGCAAATCACTTTATGTTTGCCCCGGCATGACGACCGAAATCCTTGGCCTCGAGGAAGCGGAAAGCCGTGAAATTCTCGATAGATTGTTCGAATTTTCCGTGCGGCCCGAATTCGTCTACGGCCATGACTGGCGCGCGGGCGATAGCATCCTGTGGGACAACGCGCGCAGCATGCATCGCCGCGATCCGTTCGATGCATGCCATCAGCGGCTGATGAAGCGCACGACCATCCTTCTGCCGGATGCATTAGCTGTGCCTTCTTGA
- a CDS encoding glycosyltransferase family 4 protein produces MNKRIMVFTDSHIQCGVGVNMAALLEALIGCGYSVSCAQRYEDTEYQRRLAALGVQYYWFPRSPDEDIAGFINDHQTPYEIFRQARPDLIYCANGAPAGCYGAVVAARKLNIPFVISEGLIAEQFLGGNDAERAALKRHYLAARAVIAISQENLDFLRTRLGLPTDLGHVIPNSAADTYFEPMDKAVRAARRGQLGVSDADILCFTAAGLRPVKGYAQQIQALHYLEKHALFARLKFAWAGDGPLREFLEQQTAKHGFTNQIHFLGHSWEVAKWLDAADIFILPSLGEGMPAVVLEAMAKGLPVIATSAGGTPEALGDCGHLLPQIEDDNSRARALAAAILDWADNPEARRRAGARGRARAQAKFTRNQMLGAYLDLIGQSLAAG; encoded by the coding sequence ATGAACAAACGCATTATGGTATTCACCGACAGCCATATTCAGTGCGGTGTCGGCGTCAATATGGCGGCACTGCTGGAGGCTTTAATCGGGTGTGGCTACAGCGTTTCTTGCGCACAGCGCTATGAGGACACCGAATATCAGCGCCGCCTCGCGGCTCTGGGGGTTCAATATTATTGGTTCCCGCGTTCGCCGGATGAAGATATCGCGGGCTTTATCAATGACCATCAAACGCCGTACGAAATCTTCCGCCAGGCGCGCCCCGATTTGATTTACTGCGCCAACGGCGCGCCGGCGGGATGCTACGGTGCCGTCGTCGCGGCGCGGAAGCTAAATATTCCTTTCGTCATTAGCGAAGGGCTGATCGCCGAGCAGTTTCTTGGCGGCAATGACGCCGAGCGTGCCGCCCTCAAGCGTCACTATCTCGCGGCCCGCGCCGTCATTGCCATCAGCCAGGAAAATCTCGATTTTTTACGCACCCGCCTAGGTCTGCCGACAGATCTTGGCCACGTGATTCCGAACAGTGCCGCGGATACCTATTTCGAGCCTATGGATAAGGCAGTGCGCGCGGCGCGGCGCGGCCAACTCGGCGTTTCCGACGCCGATATACTCTGCTTCACGGCAGCCGGTTTAAGGCCGGTCAAGGGCTATGCCCAGCAGATACAAGCGCTGCACTATCTTGAAAAGCACGCCCTCTTCGCGCGCCTCAAATTCGCCTGGGCGGGGGACGGGCCCCTGCGCGAATTTCTCGAACAACAAACCGCCAAACATGGCTTTACCAACCAAATTCATTTTCTCGGCCATAGCTGGGAGGTGGCCAAATGGCTCGATGCCGCCGATATCTTCATTCTGCCGTCCCTGGGAGAGGGCATGCCGGCTGTTGTTTTGGAGGCCATGGCCAAGGGCCTGCCGGTAATCGCCACATCGGCCGGCGGCACGCCCGAAGCGCTCGGCGATTGCGGTCATCTGCTGCCCCAGATCGAGGACGACAACAGCCGCGCCCGCGCCCTGGCCGCGGCCATCTTGGACTGGGCCGACAACCCTGAGGCCCGCCGCCGCGCCGGCGCGCGTGGCCGCGCCCGCGCACAGGCCAAGTTCACTCGCAACCAAATGCTTGGCGCTTATCTCGATTTGATCGGGCAAAGTCTCGCCGCCGGTTGA